The DNA window gaaaaaatgCTACGTAATTCTGATTTTTTACTCGTATTCTGTGAACAGGTAGCTTTCAAAACTAGAGTTTACCATCCAAATATCAACAGTAAAGGTAGTATTTGTCTGGATATACTCAAGGCGCAGTGGAGCCCTGCCCTCACAATATCAAAGGTATTGTTTAGTTCAACTTGTAGTAACTTTTTTAAAGGTGTTGTAATTTTTTACACATTTTTGATGGTGTAGGTGCTGCTTTCTATCTGTTCCTTGCTGACTGATCCAAACCCGGACGATCCCCTTGAGACTGAGATCGCTAAACAATACAAGACTAACCGGAGCAAGTACGAGAGCACTGCGCGATCCTGGACTCAGAAGTATGCTATGGGCTGAAGTTACGCCGAGTAGCATTATGTTTCCctattaataatagtagtagaaaACAACAGCATATGctgaaattttaaattctaaTCACTTTACTATATCTCCTAGCTAGTTATGGAAGGTCTAAATAGGTTTTTCTCCAATTGattaatatatttttgttataatttgatatatatctATAAATTATTAGTAGCTTTTTACTTATCCATTTGATGATCACAAAGTGTTTAAGCCCTTAATTTATcagtcatttttcatttttggaggGATTATTCGTGCTACTCATGGCAATTGAATTGGCAGAAAATTGAGTTGTATCTCTGATTAGATCATAGTTTTTTGTTTATGTATGTTGAAAAAGTGGTTATGGATTTATGTTGTCACTTGTTACAGTTTTAAATTACACTTCAACAGTTTGAAATATTAATCCAGCAAAATCAGATGCAAACGTCTGGTAAATTTAAATTAACACACATTTATTCAATTCTGGATGACATCTGTATGACAATTTAATAGTACAAGTATTTTCATGGCAAGTAAAATGACAGAAATCTGCATAACAACAAAGACTATAAgcattattattaaattaaaggcAGAATTTTCGCGCGAAAAAGTGAAGAGGGAAAAGCAGCAGCGCGATGAAGATTGGAGGGAAAGTCCTGATTGGAGTGGCAGCGTTAGCTATAGTTGTAGGAGTAAGGGTTGGTGTTGGTGATCGGCACTCAAGTCCTCGTTCGCTATCCTTGCATACGCTGCTGAACAAGCCAGGCGGATACTTCCCGATTGTTGTAATGTAGCTGAACAGTTGGTCATCGCAGTCGTTGGTTTGATCATTGAGATCTTTTGCAATAGGGCATGCCAATTCGGTCAGACTCGAACAACAGGGTTCGGGAGGGTAATTTGGTCCTTTACACTGGCTCGTTATGATAGTGTAGTTTAGGTTCTCAATGTTTACAGGGCAAGCTGTTATGTTACAACCAAATTTACCATATGTATGTTAACTCTTTAATTAACTCAAAAATATAATCAATTTAACAGTGTTCATGATCACTTACGTTTCTTTATTTGAAGAAGAGTCCTTCCATTAGTCCCAGCTTGGTCGCTGAGTTGAGCCGCGAAAAtgatgaagacgaagacgacAACATGAAGAAATGGAATGCCATCCATCGTACCAAGAAGGGCCTTATTGAACCGAAATATATGCCTCGAATTCGAAAAAGGAAGTAAGGATTGGATTCCTAACTATCCTTTGCTTTCCAATTCAATTTAACATTAATAGAAGTGGAGAATGGCTAGACTCAGTCCTCATGCTACTTGttgctctttattttatttgtaaaaagCGATGACCAGATCAAGATTACTCCCAAACCCCAATATGGAATaaaatttactccctccgttcataaaaattaatcccatttgtggacgacacgaattttaataaaaaaaattagtaaagtaggtgataatgagaaaaagtaggtaCAGTAAGAGTAAAGTATGGAagaaaattttttcatttttagaaatgagaccATTTTTTATGGATATCCAATAtaacaaaatgagactatttttcatggacggagggagatagagggagagggagtatatattttacaAGAATATCATTTGTTTTATATCAAGCTAAGTTAATTTGATtagaaatattaattatttgcagtttttaaaatgtaattttcCATATGAGTCGGAGAGTATAATTATTGGTTAATCAggctttatattttaatattttttaaagtagCACTAGCAGTATTCGCTGGAGTCCATCTAAATTCTAAATAATGAAATTGATATGGTTTTATTCTTTAGATTAATGTTTAGAATTACACTCCAAAGAGATTACGTTTTATTAGAAGTTCAGCTTTGTTAGAACTATGAAGTCAAAATTAATTATGTAGTTATGAAACTAGAACGTAAACTTGTATATCTCATATTAatcttcttttcattttttggtCTGTGTTTCTGTAATGATGAAGCTGTCCAAACTAAGatgacatatttttatttttagtaacttTCTCTTCGGTTAATTATGCACACAACCACCTTTTCTCATTACAATTAAAATACTTaactatttttctttgttcatttaatatttacatctattttttctctctctaattaaatacattaatgaacaactcctaaaatttcGTGGCGACTAAGACATGTGTCATCTTAGCTTTCACCccaagtactataaaaaatGAGATTGAAATGTAAATTTACACTCATGATCCATTTATTATAGTAACGGTATGGTCCTATCAAGTTTAATCTGCTGTGTGAATTAGGAGGTGATTTTTTCccctaaataaaaatataaaattgagtatcttaaaaataaaagtgatacTTGACATACTTTTCGCAGAAAGAGGGATTTTCCTACTCCATTATCATAAtccttatttgttgttttgaatTGTCATTCTCGTTTGTTTCGGTCAAATTATTATTTCAAAGGCATAGTTGATAAATTTTTCCCTCGATACGATTGTAATTTAGGAAAGTCAAATCGGTAAAATAAGTAGCAATCTCACCACCAATGACTTGGCCTGATCAAATAAAAAAGTAATCAACTTAAAAATTGTTAATTCAATCGATTTTTTAAATACTAGTGATCTCTTTTTAGGCGTTTAATTTACCAAAGAGTTGACCCATGCACGTCCACTACGTAGCAGACGTCCTCATCCCATTTTAGTAATTATATTTAGATTAGAGCCCCTTTCCCTTGTAGGTCATCTTTCAGGTAGATTAACTTAATTAGGTTTATTCTCTCGGTCTGCGAATAGAAGTCCGGATTCATTTATACAATAAacactaactcattccattcatattttatttaaaagtaatatataCAAGTAGGATCCAtataccactaactttttctacccatttttcttaatatttcttaaaacccgtgcgaaaaagaaatgagactcctattcgcggacggatggagtatttcatTATGAGAGTCACTATAACAAATAAAACCGAACActttttaatgctattaatgACAAAAAACGAAGACTTTTAATGCTATTAAGGACACTAATTTATGTGTATAATTATACATCGACGTTTCATAAAGTATCCTTTTGTTGGTGTCTCAACTAATATTAGAGGAAACAAATAAAAGCgtactaaaaagtaaaaaactaAGATAATTTGCCCTTAACATATGGATGCTTTCTTTTGCGTCctaaattatgattattttaaaaaaaattcaaaacccCTAGTAATTGCGTCACAAATTTGTTGTCCTTAAAAGATAAGGATGAACCCTCTATAAATAGAGTCTCGTGATCTGTAATTTTAGGTACTTTCAAAAGTGTGGAAAATCACATAATTCTAATTATATTTCTATAATATTACAACTTTATTGCAAAATTATAGCTGCAGTGGTAGTACTTCAAGATCGAGCCACAGTGAGGGAGGCGTATGATTTTTTAACTTAGGATAAACAAATGAAAGCATTAATTGGTCAACGGCGTGGAGGAAGGATGGGACGTCGACCGAATTGGACTAAATCGGTGCATCAAGGGAGATGTAGTGGGAGACGCGGTGGTCGAAGGACTTGAGCACCTACTTGATTCCGTTGTTGGAGAGCTTTATTGAACAATCTGTTGTAGGAATgactggaattacaagagataaacaaaaaccgggcgtaatacaacccaagaaggaagaattgaaactgaaaatacaatgaaaaacgaaactgtaaactggaaatcaaatttagccgagtcgaggaaagtcctcttccgcaagacgagatacgctaCGGTAGTGCTCtgggtttggcgtgtcgtccccaaagataaaacggcaacgtctctggtgaagcagcaccgctatcagcagagctccggcgaactggaagatgagagggcagagcttcgagaagaaagactatgcagagaaAGTATGATGCTTGTGTGTATGTTTTATATTGATGCAagaaatgactagcctatttataggcctagtccactgcagggatcaattcagccttgatggctgtcatcatggctcatcatggcgttagacatgcccaccggttccggttccggcggttaaccgccgaaccggaaccggcggttccggttctggaaccggaaccggcgcaatattcccgaaccgaaaccgtcgcaattcggttcgcagtccggttcaggttcaagatatttcgaaccggaaccgtcaccgaaccggcggttaaccgtggaaccgccggttccggcgcttaAATCGAGGCAGAGGGATGGGGGCCGGTGCTGATCTTCCAAaccggtcggaaccgccggtttttcggcagttaaccggcggttaaccggaaaaaccggcggttaaccgccggtttagtggctttcgaggcggcgcggagcacgaggcgacaatggagcagcttttgcagacggttcgttgaccgaaccggcggttttatttcggaaaccggcggttttggcccggaaaccggcggttccggcggttccggcggttttccgccaaaaccgccggttttgtgaaatttcaaattttttttttttaaatttcaaattcgaattcttccattttccccctcatttttttctataaatacccccctctatcctcatttacattcaccccactcttgtgttaataagagtttctctcttcaatctcccaattctctctctttgtctccaatttctcatttgtgctattgtgcttccatttaattacgcaagtgctactcttattacgcattgttatacacttatacagttatacttgttcccgtagttctataagttgtctttctttctcaattactaaaacaaaaaaaaatatattattccatatttctacatttctacataccattccaatatgtcttcatcccgagaaggtcgtgttgataagggaaagggaaaggccaagaggccatctcggagatccgttattgatgaaatttctcaaatgaacatggatgagtggcaggttaatatttattatctactaatttcattaattttgaattacatttcattattgttcataattttattttgtatttacaatacaaatattattttgtaggctcgagaagagcaagatgtggcatatgctattgctctctctcgctctcaataccaaggcgatgcttatattggtaccggtagtggtgctcccggtcgcggtgcctattcccaacaaagtccaa is part of the Salvia splendens isolate huo1 chromosome 22, SspV2, whole genome shotgun sequence genome and encodes:
- the LOC121787984 gene encoding ubiquitin-conjugating enzyme E2 11-like, yielding MALKRIQKELKELEKDPPAACSAGPVSNDLFEWRATIMGPPDSPYAGGVFLATIHFPPDYPFTPPKVAFKTRVYHPNINSKGSICLDILKAQWSPALTISKVLLSICSLLTDPNPDDPLETEIAKQYKTNRSKYESTARSWTQKYAMG
- the LOC121787056 gene encoding GPI-anchored protein LLG1-like; protein product: MDGIPFLHVVVFVFIIFAAQLSDQAGTNGRTLLQIKKPCPVNIENLNYTIITSQCKGPNYPPEPCCSSLTELACPIAKDLNDQTNDCDDQLFSYITTIGKYPPGLFSSVCKDSERGLECRSPTPTLTPTTIANAATPIRTFPPIFIALLLFPLHFFARKFCL